In the Micromonospora narathiwatensis genome, one interval contains:
- a CDS encoding MFS transporter: MDRRSEPNRSAIYATTLVAFLAIAGIAVVDPILPAIGAAIGVTAWQVELLFTAYIAVMAVGMIPATLASGRFGFKPVLITGVAVVGLAAILASFSNDIVQLSVLRGVWGLGNAMFFATAMVVLVNLANDREWVVGLFETALGLGFAVGPLIGGLLGEVSWRLPFFVCGVFMVLALAVAARKLREPARRQAPVRVGQIFSTYRKPAFITLCVVTAAYNFVFFVVLGYTPLYLHLDVIPLGLAFTGWGLGLAAGILLIGHRLAHRIGAVQTVGVAIAGLLVCMVLFATSSGTAESLVVLVLAGLFMGLANANLTDLALGLGSADRRVATGAFNLVRWGAAAPAPIISGKLAEHGLALPFWVGFGVLAVGVLIYLAFAHLMAAGYGERVLWSRWNRAARGAEHAPEEPVGEAY, translated from the coding sequence GTGGATCGGCGATCCGAACCCAACCGCAGTGCCATCTACGCCACCACGCTGGTGGCCTTCCTCGCCATCGCCGGCATCGCCGTGGTGGACCCGATCCTGCCCGCCATCGGCGCGGCGATCGGGGTCACCGCCTGGCAGGTCGAGCTGCTCTTCACCGCGTACATCGCGGTGATGGCGGTCGGCATGATCCCGGCGACCCTCGCCAGCGGGAGGTTCGGCTTCAAACCCGTGCTGATCACCGGTGTCGCCGTGGTCGGCCTCGCCGCGATCCTCGCCTCGTTCAGCAACGACATCGTGCAACTCTCCGTGCTGCGCGGCGTGTGGGGGCTGGGCAACGCGATGTTCTTCGCCACCGCGATGGTGGTGCTGGTCAACCTCGCCAACGACCGGGAATGGGTGGTCGGCCTCTTCGAGACCGCGCTCGGGCTCGGCTTCGCCGTCGGCCCGCTGATCGGCGGCCTGCTCGGCGAGGTGAGTTGGCGGCTTCCGTTCTTCGTCTGCGGCGTCTTCATGGTGCTCGCGCTGGCCGTCGCCGCGCGCAAACTGCGCGAGCCCGCCCGCCGGCAGGCCCCGGTACGCGTCGGCCAGATCTTCTCGACGTACCGCAAGCCGGCGTTCATCACCCTCTGCGTGGTGACCGCCGCCTACAACTTCGTCTTCTTCGTGGTGCTCGGCTACACGCCCCTCTACCTGCACCTTGACGTGATCCCACTGGGGCTGGCCTTCACCGGCTGGGGCCTCGGCCTGGCCGCCGGCATCCTGCTGATCGGCCACCGGCTGGCGCACCGGATCGGCGCGGTGCAGACCGTCGGCGTCGCCATCGCCGGCCTGCTGGTCTGCATGGTGCTCTTCGCCACCTCCTCCGGCACCGCCGAGTCGCTGGTGGTGCTGGTGCTCGCTGGCCTGTTCATGGGTCTGGCCAACGCCAACCTCACCGACCTGGCGCTCGGCCTCGGCTCCGCCGACCGACGGGTCGCCACCGGCGCGTTCAACCTGGTCCGCTGGGGTGCCGCCGCGCCCGCCCCGATCATCTCCGGCAAGCTCGCCGAGCACGGGCTGGCCCTGCCGTTCTGGGTCGGCTTCGGGGTGCTCGCCGTCGGCGTGCTGATCTACCTCGCCTTCGCGCACCTGATGGCCGCCGGCTACGGCGAGCGGGTGCTCTGGTCGAGGTGGAACCGGGCCGCCCGCGGCGCCGAACACGCCCCGGAGGAACCGGTCGGCGAGGCGTACTGA
- a CDS encoding tyrosine-type recombinase/integrase — protein MHVVRQLKLVRSRLVFGLPKNDRDRRIPLPVTVVDALREHLDWCKPVEVTLPWEDPFSDEQVTVPLVLTTPRNGAINRATFDAKTWKPALTAAGIVPTRAAGMHALRHFYASALPDAGESIKALAAYLGHADPGFTLRVYTHLMPASEERTRRAIDDLFRDTRPGPDALETP, from the coding sequence GTGCATGTCGTTCGGCAACTCAAGCTCGTCCGGTCACGCCTGGTCTTCGGGCTGCCCAAGAACGACCGGGACCGGCGCATCCCGCTGCCCGTGACGGTGGTCGACGCCCTGCGGGAACACCTCGACTGGTGCAAGCCGGTAGAGGTCACCCTGCCGTGGGAGGACCCGTTCAGCGACGAGCAGGTCACCGTACCGCTCGTGCTGACCACGCCACGCAACGGCGCGATCAACCGCGCGACCTTCGACGCCAAGACCTGGAAGCCCGCGCTGACCGCCGCAGGCATCGTGCCGACCAGGGCGGCGGGCATGCACGCGCTGCGCCACTTCTACGCCTCGGCGCTGCCCGACGCGGGGGAGAGCATCAAGGCGCTGGCGGCGTACCTCGGCCACGCCGATCCCGGGTTCACGCTCCGGGTCTACACCCACCTGATGCCCGCCAGCGAGGAACGCACCCGACGGGCGATCGATGATCTGTTCCGGGATACCCGGCCGGGGCCGGACGCCCTGGAGACGCCCTGA
- a CDS encoding zinc ribbon domain-containing protein has translation MKADPKVQRRLLDLQAIDTALAQLAHRRRSLPERAELEALARELSALEDERVRAQVAVDDLDRDIARLEKDINQVRARKSKDEARLAAGTGPARELEALQHELASLNRRQGDLEDAELELMEQRETAQGVLDGVERRIAEARDRRTAAEQRRDESLAEIAKEEEFKRSARQPLANDLPADLVALYDRIREDSGLGAALLTAARCGGCRLELSGADLARIRKADPDEVVRCEECRRIMVRTSESGL, from the coding sequence GTGAAGGCTGACCCGAAGGTGCAGCGCCGCCTGCTCGACCTGCAGGCGATCGACACCGCCCTCGCCCAGCTCGCCCACCGCCGCCGGTCGCTGCCGGAGCGGGCCGAGCTGGAGGCGCTCGCGCGGGAACTCTCCGCGCTGGAGGACGAGCGGGTCCGCGCCCAGGTGGCCGTCGACGACCTGGATCGGGACATCGCCCGGCTGGAGAAGGACATCAACCAGGTACGCGCCCGCAAGAGCAAGGACGAGGCGCGGCTGGCCGCCGGCACCGGCCCGGCCCGCGAGCTGGAGGCGCTCCAGCACGAGCTGGCCTCGCTCAACCGCCGCCAGGGCGACCTGGAGGACGCCGAGCTGGAGCTGATGGAGCAGCGCGAGACCGCGCAGGGCGTGCTGGACGGCGTCGAGCGCCGGATCGCCGAGGCCCGGGACCGGCGGACCGCCGCTGAGCAGCGCCGCGACGAGAGCCTGGCCGAGATCGCCAAGGAGGAGGAGTTCAAGCGCTCCGCCCGCCAGCCGCTCGCCAACGACCTCCCGGCCGACCTGGTCGCCCTCTACGACCGGATCCGCGAGGACAGCGGGCTCGGCGCGGCGCTGCTCACCGCCGCCCGCTGCGGCGGCTGCCGGCTGGAACTCTCCGGCGCCGACCTGGCCCGGATCCGCAAGGCGGACCCGGACGAGGTGGTGCGCTGCGAGGAGTGCCGGCGGATCATGGTCCGTACCAGCGAGTCGGGGCTGTAG
- a CDS encoding MarR family winged helix-turn-helix transcriptional regulator, which yields MTDDHSQETGHDEVTLGRIETEVALLMRLGEATRRGTGTMEHRLLDRAAYVILRYLDTAGPQNVSALAARLSLDGSTVTRQVSAMQRDGLITRTPDPADGRGTVVSATPAGLQRMAAVRAARTRLYGDILAAWSPDDRDTLAELLHRLNEALDVRNRRR from the coding sequence ATGACGGACGACCACAGCCAGGAAACCGGTCACGATGAGGTCACCCTCGGCCGGATCGAGACCGAGGTCGCCCTGCTGATGCGGCTGGGCGAGGCCACCCGGCGGGGCACCGGGACGATGGAGCACCGCCTGCTGGACCGGGCGGCGTACGTGATCCTGCGGTACCTGGACACTGCCGGCCCGCAGAACGTGTCCGCGCTGGCCGCACGGCTGAGCCTGGACGGCTCGACGGTCACCCGGCAGGTCTCCGCGATGCAGCGGGACGGCCTCATCACCCGTACCCCCGATCCGGCCGACGGGCGCGGCACGGTGGTCTCCGCCACCCCCGCCGGGCTGCAACGGATGGCCGCCGTCCGGGCGGCCCGCACCCGGCTCTACGGCGACATCCTCGCCGCCTGGTCGCCCGACGACCGGGACACCCTGGCGGAGCTGCTGCACCGCCTCAACGAGGCGCTGGACGTACGCAACCGCCGCCGCTGA
- a CDS encoding helix-turn-helix domain-containing protein, whose product MDELPIGRRVAYWRSRRKMSQQVFADRLGKSKSWVDKVERGVRRLDKFSVLYEIADILQVDVQLLLGKDPERRTDALNCIDQVEVEEIRAALERYDSMSAYFDAAPYPPPLGDMSKAVNHAWLTYQYGRYGMLTRALPKLLRDAQAADAGYRGDQAIEAAHLLGQVYQIASSVLRKLGECDLAWLAADRSMAVAQRADDQLLAGIATTRVSNALVAMGRARPALELNVNIANRLAPGGGNEATPGQLSVYGMLLLQGAMAAARIGDSATVDDLLTGAEEAAILVGGDHNHYWTSFGPTNLELHRAAAAVELGDGGRAVEIHHAISEAAFNALLPERRAHHLLDIARGYAQLGDVANAGEMLLRGDRLAPSEIRCRPIAHEVMSDVLRRTRGAPPPPIAELAEHMGVGI is encoded by the coding sequence ATGGACGAACTGCCCATAGGCCGCCGGGTGGCGTACTGGCGCAGCCGGCGCAAGATGTCCCAGCAGGTCTTCGCCGACCGGCTCGGCAAGTCCAAGAGCTGGGTCGACAAGGTCGAGCGCGGGGTGCGGCGGCTGGACAAGTTCTCCGTCCTGTACGAGATCGCCGACATCCTCCAGGTCGACGTGCAACTGCTGCTCGGCAAGGACCCGGAGCGGCGTACCGATGCCCTCAACTGCATCGACCAGGTCGAGGTCGAGGAGATCCGGGCCGCGCTGGAGCGGTACGACTCGATGAGCGCGTACTTTGACGCGGCGCCGTACCCTCCGCCGCTGGGCGACATGAGCAAGGCGGTCAACCATGCCTGGCTCACCTACCAGTACGGCCGCTACGGGATGCTCACCCGGGCGCTGCCGAAGCTGCTGCGCGACGCCCAGGCCGCCGACGCCGGCTACCGCGGGGATCAGGCCATCGAGGCGGCCCACCTGCTCGGGCAGGTCTATCAGATCGCGTCCTCGGTGCTGCGCAAGCTCGGCGAGTGCGACCTGGCCTGGCTGGCCGCCGACCGCTCGATGGCGGTCGCCCAGCGGGCCGACGACCAGCTGCTGGCCGGCATCGCCACCACCCGGGTCTCCAACGCGCTGGTGGCGATGGGTCGGGCCCGCCCCGCGCTCGAACTCAACGTGAACATCGCCAACCGGCTCGCACCCGGCGGCGGCAACGAGGCCACCCCCGGCCAGCTCTCCGTCTACGGCATGCTGCTGCTCCAGGGTGCGATGGCCGCCGCCCGGATCGGCGACTCCGCCACCGTGGACGACCTGCTCACCGGCGCCGAGGAGGCGGCCATCCTGGTCGGCGGTGACCACAACCACTACTGGACCTCGTTCGGCCCGACCAACCTGGAGCTGCACCGGGCCGCCGCGGCCGTGGAGCTGGGCGACGGCGGCCGCGCCGTGGAGATCCACCACGCCATCTCCGAGGCCGCGTTCAACGCCCTGCTGCCCGAGCGGCGCGCGCATCACCTGCTCGACATCGCCCGCGGCTACGCGCAGCTCGGCGACGTCGCGAACGCGGGGGAGATGCTGCTGCGCGGCGACCGGCTCGCCCCGTCCGAGATCCGCTGCCGGCCGATCGCCCACGAGGTGATGTCGGACGTGCTCCGTCGCACACGGGGTGCGCCGCCTCCGCCGATCGCGGAGTTGGCTGAGCACATGGGAGTTGGAATATGA
- a CDS encoding Nif3-like dinuclear metal center hexameric protein has protein sequence MVAALDRRYPPAWAEEWDRVGLVLGEPTNPVRRVACVVDVVPETVDEALAAGADLIVAHHPLLLRGVSSVAATTYKGRIVHRLIKSDVALYVAHTNADVADPGVSDALAARFGLTGLRPLHRPRPGSPADAPGRGIGRIGELPTPMTLAELTRRAAAVLPATAWGVRAAGDPGRMVRTLAVSGGSGDSFLAEATAAGVDAFLTADLRHHPAGEHLAAGGPALLDAAHWATERPWLDDLAAHLRDELGVETVVSDLDTDPWTVHAAAPRPDDKEPRP, from the coding sequence GTGGTGGCCGCGCTGGACCGCCGCTACCCGCCCGCCTGGGCCGAGGAGTGGGACCGGGTCGGCCTGGTGCTCGGCGAGCCCACGAACCCGGTACGTCGGGTCGCCTGCGTGGTCGACGTGGTGCCCGAGACGGTGGACGAGGCGCTCGCCGCCGGGGCCGACCTGATCGTGGCGCACCACCCGCTGCTGCTGCGCGGGGTCTCCTCGGTCGCCGCCACCACGTACAAGGGGCGGATCGTCCATCGGCTGATCAAGTCGGACGTCGCGCTGTACGTGGCACACACCAACGCCGACGTGGCGGACCCGGGTGTCTCCGACGCCCTCGCGGCCCGATTCGGGCTGACCGGGCTGCGCCCGCTGCACCGGCCCCGGCCCGGGTCGCCGGCCGACGCCCCCGGGCGGGGCATCGGCCGGATCGGCGAGCTGCCCACCCCGATGACCCTGGCCGAGCTGACCCGGCGCGCCGCCGCGGTGCTCCCCGCCACGGCCTGGGGAGTTCGCGCCGCGGGCGATCCCGGGCGTATGGTTCGTACCCTCGCGGTCAGCGGCGGCTCGGGGGACAGTTTCCTCGCCGAGGCGACCGCCGCCGGGGTGGACGCGTTCCTCACCGCCGACCTGCGTCACCACCCCGCCGGTGAGCACCTCGCCGCCGGTGGCCCGGCCCTGCTGGACGCCGCCCACTGGGCGACCGAACGACCCTGGCTGGACGACCTGGCCGCCCACCTGCGGGACGAGCTGGGCGTCGAGACCGTGGTGTCCGACCTGGACACCGACCCGTGGACCGTGCACGCCGCCGCACCCAGACCGGACGACAAGGAGCCCCGACCGTGA
- a CDS encoding flavoprotein: MKGPHISHGRRRVLYVVACGSPLARNVGRLVDLAQQDGWDVCVVTTPDGAKFVDRTALARQTGHPVRTHYKNPGDPDVLPPADAMLVCPATVNTVNKWAVGIADTLALGLLVEAQGLGLPIAAVPYTNAAMAAHPAFQASLDRLREWGVRVVFGDHVVPLHPPGTGERHLDAFPWAAGLAALRGTPRPATPVG; encoded by the coding sequence ATGAAGGGTCCGCACATCAGTCACGGGCGCCGTCGGGTGCTCTATGTCGTCGCCTGCGGTTCGCCGCTGGCCCGTAACGTCGGCCGGTTGGTCGACCTCGCCCAGCAGGACGGCTGGGACGTCTGCGTGGTCACCACGCCGGACGGTGCGAAGTTCGTCGACCGGACGGCGCTGGCCCGGCAGACCGGTCACCCGGTACGCACCCACTACAAGAACCCGGGCGACCCGGACGTGCTGCCGCCGGCGGACGCGATGCTGGTCTGCCCGGCGACGGTCAACACGGTCAACAAATGGGCGGTCGGCATCGCCGACACCCTCGCGCTCGGGCTGCTGGTGGAGGCGCAGGGGCTCGGGTTGCCGATCGCGGCCGTCCCGTACACCAACGCGGCGATGGCCGCGCATCCGGCGTTCCAGGCCAGCCTGGACCGGCTGCGCGAGTGGGGGGTGCGCGTCGTGTTCGGCGACCACGTCGTACCGCTGCATCCGCCGGGCACCGGCGAGCGGCACCTGGACGCCTTCCCCTGGGCGGCCGGCCTCGCGGCGCTGCGCGGCACGCCGCGCCCGGCCACCCCGGTCGGCTGA
- a CDS encoding DUF3311 domain-containing protein, translating to MAAPEPEAPSPARSRATDRSPWNWLLFIPIVVPLIPAFFNADSPRLFGFPRFYWLQLVWILLGVSTTTLVYRLTRKRGDQ from the coding sequence ATGGCAGCACCCGAACCGGAGGCGCCGAGCCCGGCGCGGTCCAGGGCCACCGACCGTAGCCCCTGGAACTGGTTGCTCTTCATACCGATCGTGGTGCCGTTGATCCCGGCCTTCTTCAACGCCGACTCACCCCGGCTCTTCGGGTTCCCACGCTTCTACTGGCTGCAACTGGTCTGGATCCTGCTCGGCGTGAGCACCACCACGCTGGTCTACCGGCTGACCAGGAAGCGGGGTGACCAATAA
- a CDS encoding sulfite exporter TauE/SafE family protein codes for MNLSDAALLVAAGLAAGTVNAVAGGGSLITFPALIATGLPPVPANVTNSVSVFPGYVASVAGSRMDLPRGRQLWSLLPTTIAGTIVGCLLLLATPARAFEMVVPFLVLGATAVLAFQDPLRRLVGHPADLSPRRRTVAVQSMVALGSVYGGYFGAALGVMLVAGLALVLDTTLARVSAVKNLLSAAVGLTTLVVFALFGPVDWASAVVVAPATVAGGYLGARLVRRLPAMVLKTVIVVFGTAIGLYLLWRALR; via the coding sequence ATGAACCTCTCCGACGCCGCGCTCCTGGTCGCCGCCGGCCTCGCCGCGGGCACGGTGAACGCGGTTGCCGGGGGCGGTTCGCTCATCACCTTCCCGGCCCTGATCGCGACCGGCCTGCCACCGGTCCCGGCCAACGTCACGAACTCCGTGTCGGTGTTCCCCGGGTACGTGGCGAGCGTCGCCGGCAGCCGGATGGACCTGCCGCGCGGAAGGCAGCTGTGGAGCCTGCTGCCCACCACGATCGCCGGGACGATCGTGGGCTGCCTGCTGCTGCTGGCCACCCCGGCGCGGGCGTTCGAGATGGTGGTGCCGTTCCTGGTGCTGGGCGCGACCGCCGTGCTGGCCTTCCAGGATCCGCTGCGCCGGCTGGTCGGCCATCCGGCCGACCTGAGCCCGCGCCGCCGTACGGTCGCGGTGCAGTCCATGGTCGCCCTCGGTTCGGTGTACGGCGGCTACTTCGGCGCGGCGCTCGGGGTGATGCTGGTGGCCGGCCTGGCGCTGGTGCTGGACACCACTCTCGCCCGGGTGAGCGCCGTCAAGAACCTGCTCTCGGCGGCGGTGGGGCTGACCACGCTGGTGGTGTTCGCGCTCTTCGGGCCGGTCGACTGGGCGTCCGCCGTGGTGGTCGCACCGGCCACGGTGGCCGGCGGATATTTGGGTGCCCGGCTGGTCCGCCGACTGCCGGCGATGGTGCTGAAGACGGTCATCGTCGTGTTCGGCACGGCGATCGGCCTCTACCTGCTCTGGCGTGCGCTGCGCTGA
- the mctP gene encoding monocarboxylate uptake permease MctP: protein MWRDHLTEIIVFTLLFLLVSAMGFVAARWRAPRDMAHLDEWGLGGRSFGGWITWFLVGGDLYTAYTFVAVPALIFGAGAAGFFAVPYTIVIYPLVFLVLCRLWSVSHRHGFVTPADFVRSRFDSPILALLVAITGIVATMPYIALQLVGIEAVLKTMGVTGDSALARHLPIIIAFAILAAYTYQSGLRAPALIAFVKDSLIYVVILVAVVYLPYKLGGWGSVFDAADAKFQATPAPGDGILLNANNQLQYVTLAFGSALALFLYPHSITGVLASRNRDVIKRNMSALPAYSLLLGLIALLGYMAIAAKVTPLPGAKAGSVDTNTIVPRLFDQQFPGWFAGIAYAAIGIGALVPAAIMSIAAANLFTRNIYKEYVRRDATPAQEANVSKVTSLVVKVGAVACIVFLDPQFSIDLQLIGGVIILQTLPAVALGLYTRWFHRGALIAGWAAGMAMGMWMLYQVANPATGKKHFAGSAFPLSEFGFDTKKTIYVGIVAVLVNLAVAALLTLVLRAARVADGVDATTPDDYFADEGDARVTPGPDRGADSAREPVA from the coding sequence ATGTGGCGCGACCACCTGACCGAGATCATCGTCTTCACCCTGCTCTTCCTGCTGGTCAGCGCGATGGGCTTCGTGGCGGCCCGGTGGCGGGCGCCGCGCGACATGGCGCACCTCGACGAGTGGGGGCTGGGCGGGCGCAGCTTCGGCGGCTGGATCACCTGGTTCCTGGTCGGCGGTGATCTCTACACCGCGTACACGTTCGTGGCGGTGCCGGCGCTGATCTTCGGGGCCGGGGCGGCGGGCTTCTTCGCCGTGCCGTACACGATCGTCATCTACCCGCTGGTGTTCCTGGTGCTCTGCCGGCTCTGGTCGGTGTCGCACCGGCACGGTTTCGTCACCCCGGCCGACTTCGTCCGCAGCCGGTTCGACTCGCCGATCCTGGCGCTGCTGGTCGCGATCACCGGCATCGTGGCGACCATGCCGTACATCGCGTTGCAGCTCGTCGGCATCGAGGCGGTGCTCAAGACGATGGGCGTCACCGGGGACAGCGCGCTGGCCCGGCACCTGCCGATCATCATCGCGTTCGCGATCCTCGCGGCGTACACGTACCAGTCCGGGCTGCGCGCGCCGGCGCTGATCGCGTTCGTCAAGGACTCACTGATCTACGTGGTGATCCTGGTGGCGGTCGTCTACCTGCCGTACAAGCTGGGCGGCTGGGGCAGCGTCTTCGACGCGGCGGACGCGAAGTTCCAGGCGACTCCGGCACCCGGCGACGGCATCCTGCTCAACGCCAACAACCAGCTCCAGTACGTCACCCTGGCGTTCGGCTCCGCGCTGGCGCTGTTCCTCTACCCGCACAGCATCACCGGCGTGCTGGCCAGCCGGAACCGGGACGTGATCAAGCGGAACATGTCCGCGCTGCCGGCGTACAGCCTGCTGCTCGGGTTGATCGCGCTGCTCGGCTACATGGCCATCGCGGCCAAGGTGACGCCGCTGCCCGGGGCCAAGGCGGGCAGTGTGGACACCAACACCATCGTGCCGAGGCTCTTCGACCAGCAGTTCCCGGGCTGGTTCGCCGGGATCGCGTACGCGGCGATCGGCATCGGCGCGCTGGTGCCGGCGGCGATCATGTCGATCGCGGCGGCGAACCTGTTCACCCGCAACATCTACAAGGAGTACGTCAGGCGGGACGCCACCCCGGCGCAGGAGGCCAACGTCTCGAAGGTCACCTCGCTGGTGGTGAAGGTCGGCGCGGTCGCCTGCATCGTCTTCCTCGACCCGCAGTTCTCCATCGATCTCCAGCTCATCGGCGGCGTGATCATCCTCCAGACGCTGCCGGCGGTGGCGCTGGGCCTCTACACCCGCTGGTTCCACCGGGGCGCGCTGATCGCCGGCTGGGCGGCCGGCATGGCGATGGGCATGTGGATGCTCTACCAGGTCGCGAACCCGGCGACGGGGAAGAAGCACTTCGCCGGCTCGGCCTTCCCGCTCTCCGAGTTCGGCTTCGACACCAAGAAGACGATCTACGTCGGCATCGTGGCCGTACTGGTCAACCTGGCGGTGGCGGCGTTGCTGACGCTGGTGCTGCGGGCCGCCAGGGTGGCCGACGGGGTGGACGCGACCACGCCGGACGACTACTTCGCCGACGAGGGCGACGCCCGCGTCACCCCCGGCCCCGACCGCGGCGCCGACTCCGCCCGCGAACCGGTCGCCTGA
- a CDS encoding bifunctional RNase H/acid phosphatase, with translation MAVRAVVVEADGGSRGNPGPAGCGAVVRDPETGEVLAERSEAIGTATNNVAEYRGLIAGLEAAAELGATEVEARMDSKLVVEQMCGRWQIKHPGLRPLAAQAAGLVGRFAGVRFTWVPRERNRHADALANAAMDAAAGRAPARPTVESPRIVEPPREVAAADSAARAAAREVAARAATGRATGTDPATTPASWEPRPTETATRLILVRHGETGRTVQKRYSGRDDVPLTDQGRAQARATAARIAALAPSVAAVVSSPLSRCTATAETIAAAVGNPPVRPDDDLIECDFGAWEGRTFAEVREGWSGELDAWLASTRIAPPQGESFVAVAERTGRAVERLRTAYPGETVVVVSHVSPIKLVLRDALAAGDAFLHRLYLDTAGVSVLDLYPDGGVAVRSVNDTAHLTDR, from the coding sequence GTGGCGGTGCGCGCGGTGGTGGTCGAGGCCGACGGCGGGTCGCGGGGCAACCCCGGCCCGGCCGGCTGCGGCGCGGTGGTCCGTGATCCGGAGACCGGCGAGGTGCTGGCCGAACGGTCCGAGGCGATCGGTACGGCCACCAACAACGTCGCCGAGTACCGGGGCCTGATCGCCGGGCTGGAGGCCGCCGCCGAGCTGGGCGCGACCGAGGTCGAGGCGCGGATGGACTCCAAGCTGGTGGTCGAGCAGATGTGCGGCCGCTGGCAGATCAAGCACCCGGGGCTGCGGCCGCTCGCCGCGCAGGCCGCCGGCCTGGTCGGGCGGTTCGCCGGCGTACGGTTCACCTGGGTGCCCCGGGAGCGCAATCGGCACGCGGACGCCCTGGCCAACGCGGCGATGGACGCCGCCGCGGGTCGGGCGCCGGCCCGGCCGACCGTCGAGTCGCCGCGGATCGTGGAGCCGCCGCGCGAGGTGGCCGCCGCCGACTCGGCCGCCCGGGCCGCGGCCCGTGAGGTGGCTGCCCGGGCCGCGACCGGCCGGGCCACCGGCACCGACCCGGCCACCACCCCGGCCTCCTGGGAGCCGCGCCCCACCGAGACCGCGACCCGGCTGATCCTGGTCCGGCACGGCGAGACCGGGCGGACCGTGCAGAAGCGCTACTCGGGCCGCGACGACGTGCCGCTCACCGACCAGGGTCGGGCCCAGGCCCGGGCGACCGCCGCCCGGATCGCCGCCCTCGCACCGTCCGTCGCGGCCGTGGTCAGCTCACCGCTGTCCCGGTGTACGGCGACCGCCGAGACGATCGCCGCCGCCGTCGGCAACCCCCCGGTACGCCCCGACGACGACCTGATCGAGTGCGACTTCGGGGCCTGGGAGGGACGGACCTTCGCCGAGGTACGGGAGGGCTGGTCGGGGGAGTTGGACGCCTGGCTCGCCTCCACCCGGATCGCCCCACCACAGGGCGAGTCCTTCGTCGCCGTCGCCGAGCGCACCGGCCGGGCGGTCGAGCGGCTGCGTACGGCGTACCCGGGGGAGACCGTCGTGGTGGTCTCCCACGTCTCGCCGATCAAGCTGGTGCTGCGCGACGCGCTCGCGGCCGGCGACGCCTTCCTGCACCGGCTCTACCTGGACACCGCGGGCGTCTCGGTGCTGGACCTGTACCCGGACGGCGGGGTCGCGGTGCGTTCGGTCAACGACACCGCCCACCTGACCGACCGCTGA
- a CDS encoding bifunctional DNA primase/polymerase — MAQMWGTVGPRVARLSPLERVRLRRVAVRYAVHGWEVTPGACLANRRFVCGRAGCPTVGCHPALENWEHGASADPARVATWWRSRPHGVLLPTGRSFDVLEVAAHLGRPVLDAVASHPAGFGVRGPVLVTPTGRWMFLVRPGDPLRPELGHCFHVIRHGVGSWIPAPPTRLPEGTVRWAVAPEQARWQLPDSYLVQNALIEALRAAGVTLTSDLLPGQLPLPRRGR, encoded by the coding sequence ATGGCGCAGATGTGGGGGACCGTCGGACCGCGCGTGGCTCGCCTGTCGCCACTGGAACGGGTCCGGTTGCGCCGGGTCGCCGTCCGGTACGCCGTCCACGGCTGGGAGGTGACGCCCGGCGCCTGCCTGGCCAACCGCCGCTTCGTCTGCGGCCGGGCCGGCTGTCCCACCGTGGGCTGCCACCCCGCGCTGGAGAACTGGGAGCACGGGGCCAGCGCCGACCCGGCCCGGGTCGCCACCTGGTGGCGCAGCCGCCCGCACGGGGTGCTGCTGCCCACCGGGCGCTCCTTCGACGTACTGGAGGTGGCCGCCCACCTCGGCCGCCCGGTGCTGGACGCCGTCGCGTCCCACCCGGCCGGCTTCGGCGTACGCGGGCCGGTGCTGGTCACCCCCACCGGCCGCTGGATGTTCCTGGTCCGCCCGGGCGACCCGCTCCGGCCGGAGTTGGGGCACTGCTTCCACGTGATCCGGCACGGTGTCGGCTCATGGATCCCGGCGCCGCCCACCCGGCTGCCGGAGGGGACGGTGCGCTGGGCGGTCGCCCCCGAGCAGGCCCGCTGGCAGCTGCCCGATTCCTACCTGGTGCAGAACGCGCTGATCGAGGCGCTGCGGGCGGCCGGCGTCACGCTCACCTCGGACCTGCTCCCCGGCCAGCTCCCGCTGCCCCGCCGCGGCCGCTGA